The following coding sequences lie in one Oncorhynchus kisutch isolate 150728-3 linkage group LG17, Okis_V2, whole genome shotgun sequence genomic window:
- the LOC116354487 gene encoding vegetative cell wall protein gp1-like: MTTTSVARGTPSPPNPASRPPYLPASQPPYLPASQPPYLPATHSSSHPASLPTSLPANQTSSLPANQPPCQPDIRHSCLSASYSSSLPATKSSSCNPTSQPSSCSPSLPVSYPASLPLTQPLTHPPCLLPSLPASYPASLPLTQSPCLLPILPASYPVSLPLTQAPCLSPSLPASYPISLPLTQPPCLLPSLPASYPFSLPLTQPPLPSLPASYPASLPFTQPPCLLPSLPYPASLPLTQPPCLLPSLPSSYPVSLPLTQPPCLLPSLPASYPASLTQPPCLLPSLPASYPASLTQPPCLLPSLPASYPVSLPLTQPPQTESSSQTLYSHRCPVKTQQGERHI; this comes from the coding sequence ATGACTACCACCTCTGTGGCCAGGGGTACTCCATCACCCCCTAACCCAGCCTCTCGGCCACCCTACCTCCCAGCCTCCCAGCCCCCCTACCTCCCAGCCTCCCAGCCCCCCTACCTCCCAGCCACCCATTCTTCCAGCCACCCAGCCTCCCTGCCAACCAGCCTCCCTGCCAACCAGACATCAAGCCTCCCTGCCAACCAGCCTCCCTGCCAACCAGACATCCGGCATTCCTGTCTTTCAGCCTCCTATTCTTCTAGCCTCCCTGCCACCAAGTCTTCTTCTTGCAACCCAACCTCCCAGCCTTCCAGCTGCTCACCcagcctccctgtctcttacccaGCCTCCCTGCCTCTCACCCAGCCTCTTACTCATCCTCCCTGCCTCTTACCCAGTCTCCCTGCCTCTTACCCAGCCTCCCTGCCTCTCACCCAGTCTCCCTGCCTCTTACCCATCCTCCCTGCCTCTTACCCAGTCTCCCTGCCTCTTACCCAGGCTCCCTGCCTCTCACCCAGCCTCCCTGCCTCTTACCCAATCTCCCTGCCTCTTACCCAGCCTCCCTGCCTCTTACCCAGCCTCCCTGCCTCTTACCCATTCTCCCTGCCTCTTACCCAGCCTCCCTTACCCAGCCTCCCTGCCTCTTACCCAGCCTCCCTGCCTTTTACCCAGCCTCCCTGCCTCTTACCCAGCCTCCCTTACCCAGCCTCCCTGCCTCTTACCCAGCCTCCCTGCCTCTTACCCAGCCTCCCTTCCTCTTACCCAGTCTCCCTGCCTCTTACCcagcctccctgtctcttacccaGCCTCCCTGCCTCTTACCCAGCCTCCCTTACCCAGCCTCCCTGCCTCTTACCCAGCCTCCCTGCCTCTTACCCAGCCTCCCTTACCCAGCCTCCCTGCCTCTTACCCAGCCTCCCTGCCTCTTACCCAGTCTCCCTGCCTCTTACCCAGCCTCCACAGACAGAGAGCTCCAGCCAAACTCTGTATTCCCACCGCTGTCCTGTGAAAACCCAACAGGGGGAAAGACACATTTGA